One window of Phycisphaeraceae bacterium genomic DNA carries:
- the pilM gene encoding pilus assembly protein PilM: protein MPRRSDMLAIEFDGSRLLGARMSVASGKVVVRELIESPAPEGLDRGDAAAIGAWLGRVAAESRLSLRRVVFVVGREEVILKRMNIPGGAGLNQTELAGLVRLSLSRQMTVAIDGAGIDFIRVDTSGDESGAATVVAAALPADRLAWYRAVAGAAGARVGGIQLAISGISAIARGIAARHDGPALCIALSRSKAEFLVLESGQIATARAVEIGAPQDDGGLEQYAARVVVEARRTWMGWTSGREGSVPESLLLFGDADLAERVRARSADASLASQVRVASLPPGVLIEPDTKQPADAATGAFQSIIGIGVCRAESHEAFDFAVVKKGPDPKARRRQLALAGTFSLIIMLGGAWVVAQMRLAEFRESRDTARAAMNRAGTQYADLLVQEVRAESVERWAGAGMDWLGHLTWLSDQMPDPKDGQLDEVSAIMSADVEFVPRDRSVAGAQWTSRQQAVFSLSGKVIKREIALDLRGRLVRGDLYKVVNQSADTEDRFSFDLVTSRRTPSDSAPSSPAAKPDARPASNGSSPAPGGRGT, encoded by the coding sequence ATGCCACGAAGATCCGACATGCTGGCGATCGAGTTCGATGGGTCGCGCCTCCTTGGCGCACGCATGTCCGTGGCATCCGGCAAAGTTGTCGTGCGCGAACTCATCGAGTCTCCAGCACCGGAGGGTCTCGACCGTGGCGATGCCGCCGCGATCGGAGCGTGGTTGGGGCGCGTCGCCGCCGAGAGCCGCCTCTCACTCCGCCGCGTTGTCTTCGTCGTGGGTCGCGAAGAGGTCATTCTCAAACGGATGAATATCCCCGGCGGAGCCGGCCTGAACCAGACCGAACTGGCCGGGCTCGTCCGACTCTCTCTCTCACGCCAGATGACCGTTGCCATCGATGGCGCGGGTATCGACTTCATCCGTGTTGATACATCCGGCGATGAGAGCGGTGCCGCCACCGTTGTCGCCGCCGCACTGCCGGCAGATCGGCTCGCCTGGTACCGGGCCGTTGCCGGTGCAGCAGGTGCTCGTGTCGGGGGGATCCAGCTCGCGATCTCCGGAATCTCCGCCATCGCACGCGGCATCGCCGCTCGTCACGACGGACCCGCGCTCTGCATCGCGCTCAGCCGCTCAAAGGCCGAGTTCCTCGTCCTTGAGAGCGGCCAGATCGCAACCGCACGCGCGGTAGAGATCGGCGCGCCTCAAGATGACGGTGGCTTGGAGCAGTACGCCGCACGTGTCGTGGTCGAGGCGAGAAGAACGTGGATGGGTTGGACCAGCGGACGCGAAGGTTCTGTTCCAGAATCACTTCTCCTCTTCGGCGATGCGGATCTAGCCGAGCGGGTTCGGGCTCGGAGCGCCGACGCCTCGCTCGCGAGCCAGGTTCGAGTCGCATCGCTCCCTCCCGGCGTCCTGATCGAGCCCGATACCAAGCAACCCGCCGATGCCGCAACCGGCGCGTTCCAGTCGATCATCGGCATCGGCGTCTGCCGCGCCGAGTCTCACGAAGCTTTCGATTTCGCGGTCGTCAAGAAAGGGCCGGATCCGAAGGCCAGGCGTCGCCAACTCGCCCTGGCAGGCACATTCTCGCTCATCATCATGCTTGGCGGCGCATGGGTTGTTGCCCAGATGAGACTCGCCGAGTTTCGCGAGAGCCGGGACACAGCCCGAGCCGCCATGAATCGTGCGGGCACGCAGTACGCCGACCTGCTCGTGCAGGAGGTAAGGGCAGAAAGCGTCGAGAGATGGGCTGGCGCGGGGATGGACTGGCTCGGACATCTCACGTGGCTCAGCGATCAGATGCCCGATCCGAAAGACGGCCAACTCGACGAGGTCTCCGCCATCATGAGCGCCGATGTCGAGTTCGTTCCGCGCGATCGCTCCGTCGCCGGTGCGCAGTGGACAAGTCGCCAGCAGGCCGTCTTCTCGCTCTCCGGCAAGGTCATCAAACGTGAGATCGCGCTCGATCTCCGCGGGCGCCTGGTGCGTGGAGATTTGTACAAGGTCGTGAACCAATCGGCGGACACCGAAGACCGATTCAGTTTCGATCTCGTCACATCCCGCCGAACGCCATCAGACTCCGCCCCTTCATCTCCCGCCGCAAAGCCCGATGCAAGGCCGGCCTCGAACGGAAGCTCGCCCGCACCGGGAGGACGCGGCACATGA
- a CDS encoding type II secretion system protein, translating to MATSRTLSRNKCFSMVEVLIAIAIIGMLAALVAVPMTSHVRGAEVDGAAARIQSALSDAQATARESGLPVTVIAIVGDDGRTGVDSRTVSDTASQAASANPGMEHAFTRATKRLNLPQGITIAGRTPAADPVRSLGGMGAPASDSRSEVSEPRERTLAVFLPDGSAVVSGPILVRGRDGRSSEVRVNPWTGVAALAGATTDDPRRTDTLDTRAGGLQDEFDPFAKWR from the coding sequence ATGGCCACCAGCCGAACGCTCTCACGCAACAAGTGCTTCTCGATGGTCGAGGTCTTGATCGCGATCGCGATTATCGGCATGCTTGCCGCTCTTGTGGCCGTGCCCATGACCAGCCATGTCCGCGGAGCCGAGGTCGATGGTGCCGCTGCTCGGATCCAGTCCGCGCTGAGCGATGCCCAGGCCACGGCCAGAGAATCCGGTCTGCCCGTGACAGTGATCGCAATCGTCGGTGACGATGGTCGCACCGGCGTAGACAGCCGCACCGTCTCCGATACGGCATCCCAAGCCGCAAGCGCCAATCCCGGCATGGAGCACGCCTTCACGCGCGCAACCAAGCGGCTGAACCTGCCCCAGGGCATCACCATCGCGGGCCGCACTCCCGCCGCAGACCCGGTGAGAAGTCTCGGCGGCATGGGGGCGCCCGCATCCGATTCCCGCTCTGAAGTCTCCGAACCCCGCGAACGCACCCTCGCGGTCTTTCTCCCAGATGGCAGCGCCGTTGTTTCCGGTCCCATCCTCGTGCGAGGTCGCGACGGTCGCTCCAGCGAAGTCAGAGTGAATCCCTGGACAGGTGTCGCCGCGCTCGCAGGCGCAACAACCGACGATCCTCGCCGCACCGACACGCTCGACACCCGTGCGGGCGGTTTGCAAGACGAGTTTGATCCGTTTGCGAAGTGGAGATGA
- the gspG gene encoding type II secretion system major pseudopilin GspG has product MTQEVESRSRVSRRRTRRGFTIIEVMIVIAIILALSGLVGFALIGQSAKAKKGIAETQIRLIKGGVKAFYVDFGRFPSEDEGLAVLWNKSLLQSEEDQARWTKYLESPVPTDPWGSPWGYRAESQNRDGEYDLWSYGPDKQDGTDDDINAFAAEEADADGGFGRGLPPPPPGG; this is encoded by the coding sequence ATGACCCAGGAAGTGGAGTCCAGATCAAGGGTGTCGCGCCGTCGCACGCGACGCGGGTTCACCATCATCGAAGTGATGATCGTGATCGCGATCATTCTCGCGCTCTCCGGCCTCGTCGGTTTCGCCCTGATCGGACAGAGTGCCAAGGCCAAGAAGGGCATCGCTGAGACCCAGATCCGTCTCATCAAGGGTGGTGTGAAGGCGTTCTACGTCGACTTCGGTCGCTTCCCGTCCGAGGACGAGGGGTTGGCTGTTCTCTGGAACAAGTCACTCCTCCAGTCTGAAGAGGATCAGGCCCGGTGGACCAAGTACCTCGAATCTCCCGTGCCCACAGACCCCTGGGGTTCCCCGTGGGGTTATCGGGCCGAGAGCCAGAATCGCGATGGCGAATACGACTTGTGGTCATACGGACCGGACAAGCAGGACGGGACGGACGATGACATCAACGCCTTCGCCGCCGAAGAGGCCGACGCAGACGGTGGATTCGGAAGGGGATTGCCCCCGCCCCCGCCCGGTGGCTGA
- a CDS encoding type II/IV secretion system protein, translated as MGVATILVERGLITREQLEQAAAEHRSSGERLDRALIRMGMVGRREVLEIIGEQLAMPVVDLGAADVAPEVIQLLPARVVFKQQVVPIELRDGVLVVATSDPFDLSALDELRLVTGNPIELVLADEEELRQFIRTHYGVGGDTLHEMAGQGPGLESIEGEADEIEQAQEASVIKLVNDLLAEAISERATDVHIEPYEGSLAVRYRIDGVLQRANVPPTIHRFGAAIVSRLKIMASLNIAEKRRPQDGRITFRHKPPGQAPSEFDLRMSVIPMLSGEGVVLRVLSKTAVLMGLDQLGMPENVLKSWDTLINRPHGILLVTGPTGSGKSTTLYASLNRIVSDEVKVITVEDPVEYHVPGVNQIQVNHKVGLDFSSGLRSILRHDPDVVMIGEIRDKETAETAVQASLTGHLVFSTLHTNDAAGAATRLLDMGVEPFLIASSVEGVMAQRLVRRVCAQCSQPFTAEPGSLPKDFEEEGANLRCGAGCRNCRGTGFRGRVGLYEMLHLTGATREMIMKRVNAAELAAAALAEGELSLLKYDGYAKVRQGQTTMEEVAGALVV; from the coding sequence ATGGGTGTGGCGACCATACTTGTTGAACGTGGACTGATCACGCGCGAGCAGCTCGAACAGGCCGCGGCCGAGCACAGATCGTCAGGCGAGCGCCTCGACCGTGCTCTGATCCGGATGGGAATGGTGGGGCGGCGCGAGGTGCTCGAGATCATCGGCGAGCAACTGGCCATGCCCGTGGTCGATCTCGGCGCTGCTGACGTCGCTCCGGAGGTCATCCAACTCCTACCCGCCCGCGTTGTCTTCAAGCAGCAGGTTGTTCCCATCGAGCTTCGGGATGGCGTCCTCGTCGTCGCGACGAGTGACCCCTTCGATCTTTCCGCGCTCGACGAGCTCCGCCTTGTCACCGGAAACCCCATCGAGCTTGTTCTCGCTGATGAAGAAGAGCTCCGGCAGTTCATCCGGACGCACTACGGCGTCGGCGGCGACACGCTCCATGAGATGGCGGGCCAAGGACCCGGTCTCGAATCCATCGAGGGCGAGGCGGACGAGATCGAGCAGGCGCAGGAAGCGTCGGTCATCAAGCTCGTCAACGACCTTCTCGCTGAGGCGATCAGCGAGAGAGCGACCGACGTCCATATCGAGCCCTACGAGGGATCGCTCGCCGTCCGCTATCGAATCGACGGCGTGCTCCAGCGTGCGAACGTCCCGCCCACGATTCATCGGTTCGGCGCGGCGATCGTCTCTCGCCTCAAGATCATGGCCTCGCTCAATATCGCCGAGAAACGCAGGCCCCAGGACGGACGCATCACCTTCCGGCACAAGCCGCCGGGACAGGCCCCCTCCGAGTTCGATCTCCGCATGAGCGTGATCCCGATGCTCTCCGGTGAGGGTGTCGTGCTCCGCGTGCTCTCCAAGACAGCGGTTCTCATGGGGCTCGATCAGCTCGGCATGCCCGAAAACGTCCTCAAGAGCTGGGACACGCTCATCAATCGCCCGCACGGCATCCTTCTCGTGACGGGGCCGACCGGCAGCGGCAAGAGCACGACGCTCTACGCGAGTCTCAACCGCATCGTTTCCGACGAAGTCAAGGTGATCACCGTCGAGGACCCTGTCGAGTACCACGTTCCGGGCGTCAACCAGATCCAGGTCAACCACAAAGTCGGTCTCGACTTCTCCTCCGGCCTTCGCTCCATCCTGCGCCATGATCCCGACGTCGTCATGATCGGCGAGATTCGAGACAAAGAAACCGCCGAGACCGCTGTTCAGGCCTCGCTCACGGGGCACCTCGTCTTCAGCACGCTGCACACCAATGACGCTGCCGGTGCAGCAACCCGACTCCTCGACATGGGGGTTGAACCGTTCCTCATCGCATCGAGCGTCGAGGGCGTCATGGCCCAGCGACTGGTCCGGCGCGTCTGTGCACAGTGTTCACAGCCGTTCACAGCAGAACCGGGCTCCCTGCCCAAAGACTTCGAAGAAGAAGGTGCAAACCTCCGCTGCGGGGCTGGGTGTCGGAACTGCCGAGGCACTGGGTTCAGGGGCCGGGTCGGGCTCTATGAGATGCTCCATCTGACCGGCGCAACTCGCGAGATGATCATGAAGCGGGTCAATGCCGCTGAGTTGGCCGCCGCCGCGTTGGCCGAGGGAGAACTCTCACTCCTCAAGTACGATGGATACGCCAAGGTCAGGCAAGGCCAGACGACGATGGAAGAGGTTGCCGGAGCGTTGGTTGTGTGA
- a CDS encoding 6-carboxytetrahydropterin synthase: MTLRRTVRFAINPSTAGDRGTNGYGGVPSLLPWGRTFELTVSCSGIPDPATGYLINIKAIDDAVRRTAVPALAAHIDRRADPAACVPDLLQSLRHQVPVPVVAVRLHLTPTLVIDSEVTMGTRVVLAQKFEIAAAHRLHSPALSDAENRAFFGKCNNPAGHGHNYVIEPRVEIGTDASRAAITLAELEEITQRVLVEPFDHKHLNLDTPEFSDHGGLNPTVENIAMVFFRLLSAEIARLGRDARLREITVWETDRTSATFGPTQDSKTVSDQQV; encoded by the coding sequence GTGACGCTCAGACGCACAGTTCGGTTTGCGATCAATCCGAGCACCGCCGGCGATCGCGGCACAAACGGATACGGCGGCGTTCCCTCGCTCCTCCCCTGGGGCAGGACTTTCGAGCTCACGGTTTCCTGCAGTGGCATCCCCGACCCGGCCACCGGGTACCTGATCAACATCAAGGCGATCGACGACGCTGTGCGACGCACCGCCGTGCCCGCGCTCGCGGCTCACATCGACCGCCGCGCCGATCCCGCAGCGTGCGTGCCGGATCTTCTTCAGTCGCTGCGGCACCAGGTGCCTGTTCCAGTTGTCGCTGTCCGACTCCATCTCACGCCGACACTCGTTATCGACTCAGAGGTCACTATGGGAACCAGGGTGGTGCTCGCTCAGAAGTTCGAGATTGCTGCCGCACACAGACTCCACTCGCCGGCGCTCTCGGACGCCGAGAACCGGGCGTTTTTCGGCAAGTGCAACAACCCGGCGGGACACGGGCATAACTACGTGATCGAGCCGCGGGTCGAAATCGGCACGGATGCGTCGCGAGCCGCCATCACACTAGCCGAACTCGAAGAGATCACCCAGCGTGTTCTTGTCGAGCCGTTCGACCACAAGCACCTGAACCTCGATACGCCTGAGTTCTCCGACCACGGCGGACTCAATCCGACAGTCGAGAACATCGCCATGGTCTTTTTCCGGCTGCTTTCGGCCGAGATCGCTCGTCTCGGAAGAGACGCCAGACTCAGGGAGATCACAGTCTGGGAGACCGATCGAACCAGCGCGACATTCGGACCTACGCAGGATTCCAAGACCGTGAGCGATCAGCAGGTCTGA
- a CDS encoding glutathione peroxidase, with translation MTRIDGTAERLDAYKGKVILLVNVASKCGLTPQYDALQSLYESKREKGFVVLAFPANNFMGQEPGTNEEIAAFCESKYNVTFPMFEKVSVKGKDACDLYKQLASLPKPLGGEPSWNFTKFLIDREGNVVQRFEPRTKPDASELVSRIDELLASP, from the coding sequence ATGACGAGGATTGACGGCACTGCCGAACGCCTCGACGCGTACAAGGGGAAGGTCATTCTGCTTGTGAACGTGGCGAGCAAGTGCGGGCTGACGCCCCAATACGATGCGCTTCAGTCGCTCTACGAGTCGAAGAGGGAGAAGGGCTTTGTTGTGCTTGCGTTCCCGGCCAACAACTTCATGGGCCAGGAGCCGGGCACGAACGAGGAGATCGCCGCGTTCTGTGAGAGCAAGTACAACGTGACCTTCCCCATGTTCGAGAAGGTCTCTGTCAAGGGGAAGGATGCGTGTGACCTCTACAAGCAACTGGCGTCGCTCCCCAAGCCGCTCGGCGGCGAGCCCTCGTGGAACTTCACGAAGTTCCTGATCGATCGCGAGGGGAATGTGGTGCAGCGGTTTGAGCCACGCACGAAGCCGGACGCGTCAGAGCTTGTAAGCCGGATCGATGAGCTGCTCGCGAGCCCATGA